GTTAAAATTTGTATTCAAAACGTGTCTTTGCTTATAAAGTTTAGAGTTTTTTTTTGAAAAATCGTAATTCTAGTCATTCTTTGTGTTTTTTTAATATTCTATAGCTCAGAAATTATTTTTTGACATAAAAAAAGGCAAACCAGAATTTTGGTTTGCCTTTTTGCAGTTATTTACGTGTAAGTTACTCTTCAATTTTTTTGAAATCATGAATAGAAGTCAGTCCATCTGCTGTAACTTTAAATATTATTTCATTGAGTAATTGATCTTTTTCATCTTGATAAAAGAAATATCCTTGTCTTCCTCGTACATCTGAATCGTTTATGGCAATTCCTGCTACTTGTATCGAATTTACAGTTTGCTCAGGAATTCTTAGCGCAACACCTTCATAAGAATTTATATCTACTAATTGTAGTTTGAGGGTAATAGAACTATCAGGTGGAGAAAGTTTGTAAGTAAAGATTATCTCGTCAGCAACACTACCTGCTGAAACAGTTGCAGTATCTTTAAATACTAAATCACTACCAAAATCAATCTCTCCTGCATATTTTCCGATTATCAAAGATTTGTAATCTGGTTTTGGTGTTTCTGTTTCACTGTCTCCACAAGCACTAAAAATAAATAATGAAGTAGTGATGAATAAAATAAATTGATACTTGATACTATATTTTGATTGAGTATTCATATAATGACGTTATTGATGATTTTTGAGTTTGATTTTTATAAGATGCAAAATTAAGCATTAAATACTTTTAAACAAGACCCTTTTTTTTAAGAAAATGCTGCATTGACTGAAATTTATTTTATTTTTTTCCATAACTCTTCCAAAAAATAGCAAAATAATTAGTAATTTGTTTTTACCAAAATTTACCAAATTATCATTAATCAATTTTTACTTATGGCTACTCATTCAGAAAAAAATAGAAGAGAGAAAGAAGAACTAGAAAAACGAATATTAGAACAGCTCAAAAAACAAGTTTTTGATAAAGATGAACAACTCAAAAGCCATCAAGACGATACATCTGTCAGAGAAGCTACCAAAGAAGCCTTAGCAGAAATGACTTCTCTAGAAAAAGAAGATGTAGAAAAAATCTATCAAAAAATAAAAAGAGATGAGCTAGAAAAAATTGCAAGAGAACAACTTTCAAAGAAAACAAAAAGAAATACATTTTATCTAATCGCTTTTGCGCTTGGATTAATTAGTATTTCGGTAGCCTATTATTTATTTCGTCCTAAGCCTGTTGAGCCTGTTTTGTTTTCGTATACAGAAGACTTTGAAACAGAATCAAGTATTTTTGTAAATGAAGAAAGTTATAATTATAAAAAAAATATCGAAAATGGAGAGTTTATTTATGAAAGCAATATTGATGAATGGTGTTATTGGAATAGCAGTCCAGTCATAAAATTTCCAGAAAACTACACTATTACAACCAAGAGTAATTGGAAAAGTGGGTCGTATGCAATGTATGGAATTAACCTAATCAATAATAATGAAAACTACATGATTTTTTCTCTTAGTAAAGAAGGAAAAGCAAATGTATCAGTGCGCTATTATGATAAATTCACAGATAATGATTGGAATTACAAAGTCTTTACAGATAAATCAAATGCTCATATACAACGTATTGAAATAAAGGCAGGCAATTACGAATATTATATTGATGATAAATTTATCCGAAAAGGAAAATTAGCACCTTTTCAATTTAATTATATTGGATTTAGGCTTTGCGACCACCAAACTATTGGTTTTGAAGAAATTAGTATCAAAAATGATGATACAGGAGAATATATTTTAAATGAATCATTTGAAAATCCGACGACGACTACTTTTTCAGATTGGGATGTGGATAGCAAATTTAGTTATACCTTTGAAAATAAAGAAGGCAAATTTATTATGAATCATAATGAAGAGGAGTTTTGTCATCGTACAGAAGCCTTTTTACCAACTGTTAGGCAAGATAAAAAATGGGAACTAAGTACAGATGTAACTTGGAAAGAGGGGCAGCCAAAAGATTTTGGTGTTTTATTTATTTCTGGAGATGGAGAAATAGGCGAGTTTATGATAACAAATGCAGGAAAAGCTGTTTTTAAACTCGTCGCACAAGATAATAAAGTAACTTATGCGACAAAGTATGTTCCAACAGGATTTGTCAGTAAAGGAAAAGAAACTTATCGTTTATCTATAAAATCATTAGGAAATAAACAGTTAGAATTTTTTGTCAATGATAAAAAAGTATTGAAGGAAGAAATGCTTTTTTCTAAAATTGAAAAAATAGGACTGATAACTTGTGGAACTCAAATAGTTGAGTTTGATAATGTAAAATATGAAGAAAAATAAATAGTTTTTAATCAGAAAAATCAAAATAGCTAAACCTCATACGATTGAAGTTTAGCTATTTTATTGTTTCAACTTTTTTGATGTTGTGCTGGAAGTAAAGAGCTTTCAGAAACCCAAATTTTGACATTCGAAATTTCATTTTGTATTAATTCTTGATTAAAAAACTCAATAATTTCAGTATCTGAGTAACGCAAACTAAAGTGAATCAATACAAAAATTATATTTGAATTAGCTTTAATAATTGATTTTAAATTTTGCCAATGGCTATGTCCTCTTTCTGCTGCATACTCAAAATGCTCATCTGTAAGAAAAGTGCATTCTGTAAAAATGACAGGATAGTTCAATAAAAAAGAATTTTCCTCAAAGACTTTTTCAGTTGTATCTCCCAAAAAAGCAAATTTGGGTTCATACATCCATTCTTCTACTTCTTCTGTTTTTTTCTTTTCTGCTAAAAACTTTCCAAACTTTCGCATTTCATTTTTTGCTAAATATTCCCACTTTATTATTTCATATTCAGCTTTTAAGCGACGGTTTTTTTCAGAAAAAGCATAACCAACACAATCAATACGATGAAAACATTCTGCGATTTCTACTTTATAATTGTCATGTTTTCCAAAGAAAATAGTATCATTTTTTTCTATTCCTTTAATAGAACAGTTTCCTCTCAGTTCTGGATTATAGGGCGCAGAATGATTTAGTTCTCGTCTTACCAAAATATATTTTTCTAAATAAGAAACTGATGATTTTGGTAAATAAATTTCAACGTTTCTTTTGCTAGACAAATATTCAATATCTGCAATATGATCGTTGTGTGTATGCGTAACAAAAACGTGTTTTGATTGGTTTCCTTCTGCTAAAGCTGCATCTAAACAAATATCAAGTTGAGGAATATAAAAAAAAGTTTTGTCACCACTTCTTGAGTAGCCTTTTATTTTCCAATGTGTATTTGGAATTTGCCATTCTAGCCATTGCCGAAAAGGATGCTTATTTTTTAGTTTCTCAATTGTAAAATTAGTAGTTGTAGTATCCATTGTTTCCATTATTTATCTTGGTAAGTATTGTTCAATCTAACAGAATTTTATTTATTTTTAGTTCAGAGAAAATTAATTTATCAAAAAATATTCTTAAACAACTTCTTATAAAAAATACTATTATGAAAAATTCAACTAAAGTGATAATCGGTGTTATTGTGCTTTTTATGCTTATTTTCGGAATTATGGTTTCGAAGTTAAATAAAAGCAACACAGAAAGTATTCTAAATCAAGAAGGAAATGGAACAATAAAATTGATTAGAGAAGCAAGAGAAGGACGAAAAGTGAGCTATCAGATAATAGAACTAGAAAATGGAGATACTTTCAAGATAAATAGTTCTTTGATAGAGAAGATACACATTGGAGATTCTGTCTACAAAAAGAAAGGCGAACTATTTTATACTGTTGTTGATGCCAAAACAAAAAACACACTTAAAATAAATCTTTAGAAAATAGCAATTATTTAAATAATAGTTTGAAATTGATTTTGAAGTAAGAATGATATTTGCTATTTTAGATAGAGAACCAAATAATTATCTAATGAAATTGTCAAATTCTTCGAATAACAAAACCAACTATCTATCTCCAGATTGGATTACGCAAGGTCTTATCGATTTTGAATATAAGAAATATATGCTTTTAGCATACTTGCAATACACAAAAAAACAATTTGATGAAGTAAAATTATATCCTACTTTTTCAGAACTGCTTTTTCATTATAATAATCTACTTCAAATAAAAGAAAACAAACAGCTCTTATCAGACAAATTTCCTAAAAAACTTTCCAAAGCAGATTTTGAGAAATTAAAATTAACTTATACTTCTATTTTGAAAGATGATGACATGATGCAAGAAATAGAAAGCGTAGTTGAGTTTGCTTTACCAAAAATCAATGCTAGTGTAAATGAAGGAAAACAGATTTATGATTGGATAAATCAGCATTTAGAGATTGTTCCTGTCGGAATTACGCCTATTTATTTTAGAGAAGGATATTTATTTTTAGGAGTAAATGAAAATCAGAATAAAGAAAAACTAAATAATATAGTTCAGATTTATAAATATAAAATTACACTTTTCGAAAAAACAGACACCAAGGAAATTTTGAGAGGATTGAACTTGCAACATATAGATACACTTCTAAAAAGTAAGTTTGAAACTTATGAAAACCTGAAAATAAATCTTATTAGAAACAATAGAAACTTACCAAATCCCGCTACCTTTTTGATGCAGAGTTCTGTTGTTTGCTCATTTGAAAATTCTATCTTTCCAATTGCAAAGCGTCGTTTGGTGGAGTATTTGGCTGTTTTGGAGAAAAGATAATATTTTAATTTTATTAAATAACTCAAGTTGTGAATTATGAGTATTTCAGACTTCCTAGTCTGAATAAGTAGCATTTTCTTAAAAAGCTATTTTTACCTTTACACAGACTGGGAAGTCTGTGATACGCAAATTGAGTTAAATAAAAAATGGTTCAAATGTTTGTGTTTGAACCATTTTTCTTTTCTTACTTAACCACTTCCACCGTAGTACGACGGTTTAGTTGATGTTCTTCTTCATTTTTAGCATTTGGTATTTTCAAACGATTTTCGCCATACCCTACTGCTTTTATTTTATTTTTAGAAAT
This is a stretch of genomic DNA from Bernardetia sp. MNP-M8. It encodes these proteins:
- a CDS encoding MBL fold metallo-hydrolase, which gives rise to MDTTTTNFTIEKLKNKHPFRQWLEWQIPNTHWKIKGYSRSGDKTFFYIPQLDICLDAALAEGNQSKHVFVTHTHNDHIADIEYLSSKRNVEIYLPKSSVSYLEKYILVRRELNHSAPYNPELRGNCSIKGIEKNDTIFFGKHDNYKVEIAECFHRIDCVGYAFSEKNRRLKAEYEIIKWEYLAKNEMRKFGKFLAEKKKTEEVEEWMYEPKFAFLGDTTEKVFEENSFLLNYPVIFTECTFLTDEHFEYAAERGHSHWQNLKSIIKANSNIIFVLIHFSLRYSDTEIIEFFNQELIQNEISNVKIWVSESSLLPAQHQKS